Proteins from a genomic interval of Rosa chinensis cultivar Old Blush chromosome 2, RchiOBHm-V2, whole genome shotgun sequence:
- the LOC121051215 gene encoding uncharacterized protein LOC121051215 yields the protein MEKKGNSRNNGVASMGGRRFFEDDRYKGRAEEVSSNRRLSSNDRTMQARESADSSDAEDLKNKLTHVDSTEGNGSVNGIASNDIKQKQEFEKSEDHEAISIQQNLNNKDISNLEDSIDVDTQDFPGDLEVADAEEHERDVPEDGFFGESGSNVEDKRV from the exons atggagaagaagggAAATTCTAGAAATAATGGGGTGGCAAGCATGGGAGGTAGGAGATTCTTTGAAGATGATCGGTATAAGGGCAGAGCAGAGGAAGTGTCTTCGAACAGGAGACTATCAAGTAATGATCGCACGATGCAAGCAAGGGAGTCAGCGGATTCAAGTGATGCAGAAGATCTGAAAAACAAGCTTACACATGTTGATTCCACCGAGGGTAATGGTAGCGTCAATGGCATAGCAAGTAATGATATAAAACAGAAACAAGAATTTGAAAAATCAGAAGACCATGAAGCCATTAGCATCCAACAGAATCTAAACAACAAGGATATCAGCAACCTAGAAGATAGCATTGATGTTGATACACAGGACTTTCCAGGAGATTTGGAAGTTGCAGATGCAGAAGAACACGAGAGAGATGTACCTGAGGACGGTTTCTTTGGTGAATCAGGTTCCAATGTGGAAGATAAAAGA GTTTAG
- the LOC112185068 gene encoding syntaxin-124 — translation MNDLFSNNSFRRYKDLEQQVYIDDVRSEAWDETVNLDGFFRKVENVKDDMGAVEKLYKQLEEANEESKQVHDAKSMKGLRARMDSDVEKVLKLAKVIKEKLETLELSNADQRKLPGCGPGSSSDRTRTSVINGLAKKLQAMMDDFQGLRAKIASEYKETVGRRYFTITGEKVNNEMIENLIASGEGETLVQRAIQEQGRGQILDTIQEIQERRDAVKEIEQSLIELHQVFLDMAALVDAQGQQLNDIESQVARASSFVRGGTVQLEQAKEYQKSSRKCICIGIVLAICLVIILLFPILIHFKS, via the coding sequence ATGAACGATCTGTTTTCGAATAATTCATTCAGACGATACAAGGACCTTGAGCAGCAGGTCTACATTGATGATGTCCGCAGCGAGGCGTGGGATGAGACTGTCAATCTTGATGGATTCTTCAGGAAAGTAGAGAATGTGAAGGATGACATGGGAGCTGTGGAGAAGCTTTACAAGCAGCTAGAGGAAGCAAATGAGGAGAGCAAACAAGTCCATGATGCCAAGTCCATGAAAGGGCTTCGCGCAAGGATGGACTCAGATGTTGAGAAAGTCTTGAAACTTGCCAAAGTCATCAAGGAGAAGCTGGAAACACTTGAACTCTCCAATGCTGATCAGCGCAAACTTCCTGGGTGTGGACCAGGATCATCTTCTGATCGAACGAGAACTTCAGTAATTAATGGTTTGGCGAAAAAGCTTCAGGCCATGATGGATGATTTTCAGGGCCTAAGGGCCAAAATAGCCTCTGAATACAAAGAGACGGTTGGAAGGAGGTACTTCACAATAACAGGTGAGAAGGTCAAcaatgaaatgattgagaatctGATTGCTAGTGGAGAGGGTGAGACATTGGTTCAGAGGGCGATCCAGGAACAGGGCCGTGGTCAGATTTTGGACACAATTCAAGAAATCCAAGAGCGGCGCGATGCTGTGAAGGAGATTGAGCAGAGCCTCATTGAGCTGCACCAAGTGTTCCTAGACATGGCTGCATTGGTTGATGCCCAAGGGCAGCAGCTGAATGACATAGAGAGCCAAGTCGCGCGGGCGAGCTCGTTTGTTAGGGGAGGAACTGTGCAGCTTGAGCAAGCTAAGGAGTATCAGAAGAGCAGCAGGAAGTGCATTTGCATTGGCATAGTTCTGGCCATTTGTTTGGTTatcattcttctttttcctaTTCTGATTCACTTCAAGAGTTAA
- the LOC112185069 gene encoding uncharacterized protein LOC112185069, with protein sequence MGGPFNHNKGGNSSNSNSNRGRPYGLMLVLVFGAALVGVMVLHKLRERRIFNLVIKEKDTELVSLHLALQKERDYSREVKMKHEDLKAKMYSIRTQKMRLERTVVEMKSTIGSLKEELRTMEAAFEEKQNETKMPLRGNGDQSDNPRVMKLVESLKQKEAEIEDLKHRLEYKVWSVSTDDPSNPTRNLTMSRRRDEADQVSSEDGNGSKSMNFKQGETTKEVEGQVGKAEGETYRMEMMAKKSEKMGNSQEVNLKGGNGGGNTTDEGQAKKSRDFKDVDHKSGG encoded by the exons ATGGGAGGACCTTTCAATCACAACAAGGGTGGGAATAGTAGTAATTCTAATAGCAACAGAGGGAGGCCTTATGGGTTGATGCTGGTGTTGGTATTTGGGGCTGCATTGGTTGGAGTCATGGTGCTCCATAAGCTCAGAGAAAGGCGCATCTTCAACCTTGTGATCAAAGAGAAAGACACTGAGCTCGTTTCGCTTCACCTCGCCTTACAG AAGGAGAGAGACTACAGTCGGGAAGTGAAAATGAAGCATGAAGATCTGAAAGCGAAGATGTATTCCATTCGAACACAAAAGATGAGGCTTGAGAGGACAGTGGTGGAGATGAAGTCTACTATTGGTTCGCTTAAAGAGGAGCTGAGAACAATGGAGGCTGCATTTGAGGAGAAGCAAAACGAAACCAAAATGCCGTTGAGAGGAAATGGTGATCAGAGTGATAATCCTCGGGTGATGAAGTTGGTGGAAAGCTTGAAGCAAAAGGAAGCCGAAATCGAGGATTTGAAACACCGCCTTGAGTATAAGGTGTGGTCGGTAAGTACTGACGACCCATCAAACCCAACCAGAAATCTAACCATGTCCAGAAGGAGAGACGAGGCTGATCAAGTGTCAAGTGAAGATGGAAATGGCAGTAAATCCATGAATTTCAAACAGGGTGAGACTACGAAAGAAGTAGAAGGTCAAGTTGGAAAAGCAGAGGGGGAAACATATAGGATGGAAATGATGGCGAAAAAGTCAGAGAAGATGGGTAATTCCCAAGAGGTGAATTTGAAAGGTGGCAATGGAGGTGGAAATACCACTGATGAGGGCCAAGCAAAGAAGAGTCGGGATTTCAAAGATGTTGATCATAAA AGCGGGGGATGA
- the LOC112186919 gene encoding uncharacterized protein LOC112186919, which yields MATLAAAAARQAANSLRLSSSRTAGQASTLIQRRGLAGAADHHGPPKVNCWSDPMSPSKWKEEHFVIVSLSGWGLLIFSGYKFFTGGKGKKEEKLVEASH from the exons ATGGCTACTCTGGCAGCTGCCGCAGCTCGACAAGCCGCCAATTCACTCCGTCTGTCTTCGTCCAGAACCGCCGGTCAAGCATCTACTCTAATCCAGCGCCGCGGCCTCGCCGGCGCTGCAG ATCACCATGGCCCGCCAAAGGTTAACTGCTGGTCCGACCCGATGAGCCCATCTAAATGGAAGGAGGAGCAT TTCGTAATTGTCTCTTTGTCTGGATGGGGTCTGCTTATCTTTAGTGGATACAAGTTTTTCACCGGAGGCAAAGGCAAGAAGGAAGAG AAACTGGTGGAAGCATCACACTGA